The Lolium rigidum isolate FL_2022 chromosome 1, APGP_CSIRO_Lrig_0.1, whole genome shotgun sequence region CTTCCGCTgcgcgccggcagcagcgccgctcgcgtccgggtccGCGGCGGGGCCCAGCCTGGCCACCTCCGTCTACGAGACCCATCTTGGCCTCGTCGCGCTCTCCTGGTCGCGCACCTCCTTCGGCCTCTCGCTCCGCGCCGTCCTCCGcctgtcgccgccgccgaccccaTCATCCTCCGGCGCCGTATACTTCGGCGAGGACCCAGACGAAGACACGCTCGCCTTCCGCGTCCGCCCCTGGCTGCTCTGGCGGCGCCGCGGGTCCAGGCGGTTCAGCGACGGCGACCGCCGCGTCGACCTGGCGTGGGACCTCACGCGCGCTCGCTTCCCGACCTCCGGGTCCCCGGAGCCATCCTCGGGGTTTTTCGTCGCCGTCGTAGTCGACGGCGAGATGGTCCTGGCCGCCGGGGATTTGCCCGACAGGGCTTACCGCAGGACCCGGGCCCGCCCCCCGCCTGGCCTGCGCTCTGCGCTGCTGTCCCGGCGCGAGCACGTGGTCATGCGGGACACCGGCTACGGCCGCGGCCACAGAACCTCCGTGAACGTCCGGGGCAAGGAGCGGGAGATCTCCGTGGATCTGGTGTCCCGCTGCCGCGGCAAGGACAGCGTCGGCCGGGACAACGATAGGGCGGACGTCGGCATGTCCGTCTCCCTCGACGGCGAGCGCGTGCTCCACGTCCGACGACTTCGCTGGAAGTTCCGTGGCACGGAGCGAGTCGACCTGGGCGACGGCGACCAGGTCCAGGTCTCCTGGGACCTCCACAAGTGGCTCTTCCCCGCGCGTGAACCGCCACCCGCGGACGCCGCCGCGCATGCGCACGCGCACGCGGTGTTCGTCTTCCGTTTCGAGcccggctgcggcggcgaggagcccCAAGCCGAGGAGGGCCGGCTCCACAAGAATGTGTCGTCGAGGACAAGCACGAGCACTTGGAGAGACTACTTTCAGCGGTGGGGGCAAAAGGACTGGAGCGGGACCCTCAGCAAGGtagagagggagaagaaggggaGAGGGCGGAAGCTGGccatggcgagctcctcgtcgtcgGTGTCCGTGGCGTCGTCAGCGGCGTCCTGGGCAAGCAGCTCGACGGTGATGGACTGGGCTAGCCCCGAGGAGGCCGAGATGCAGCGGGGCGACGGCTTCTCGCTGCTCATCTACGCATGGAAGAGCTAGCGGCGATTGTTTCTCGGTTGGTGGTATTGTTCCGCTTCAAATTTTGCAGCTGTTGTAAGTGTCAATTCTCTTGTGTAGTTGGCCCTGTGGGATCAAATTGATCTTACATTTCAGTAGCGATAGCCAAGTGAGTGGTGCTGGCATCTTCCATTCTTCGCATTCTGACAACGAGGAAAAGGAAATTTGATTGACAGTGTGGACATTTGAACGCAGGTTTAGACATAACTTATCTAATTAATCTACATCTACTCGTACTAGGTAGCAGCATCATATATTGCTGTGTCTTTGCTCCATCAATCTACCAATCTATCAGATAGATGTTGCAGCAGCCTCAATCAGGCTAATTCTTAATCGTGCGCGTTAGATTGTTATGATTGTGACATTCATATTACTGTACGATCTTCATCAGTCCTTGATGGGTAGAGTACCCATCGTTATCATTTAAGTATCCTTGTTCATTTCCTAATTAGCTCAAGGCAGTGGTTTATACCCTGGCACAGTGACGCAATGCAGTTGGGTTAGCTGCAATTACAAGCTCAGCAGCTTAATTCTCGGTTTGGTGTGGTGAAAGCACATTGTTTAGTCAAAGAGTTGCCGGTCAGTTTACTTTTCTTTTGGGCACGACTTGCGGTCAAGCCCACAGCCCACTTGGCTAATCGAGCGACCACGCCGCGGTATGTCGTCTAGAATGGAGTACACCATTTCGTTGACTCTGAatcgctaagggcatctccatcaacgcggacgcAAACAGTCGCTGCGTctgggcaccacctccagcggggtgacgcaaagtgatcgggccgtttgCCGAGACGTAAACttagcccaaatatgcgtcaggtttgcgtttcTGCAGACGCGCAAAGTATCCGCTCGCTTCTccatcgggcccgcctggcagcgagtctgcatcgaaggcatcgcttcggcggtcagcgcttccgcgtctgcgccgcagtcttcgccatcaatggcgcggctgcctgttctgcacgcgcactggcgggcggtggCTGGGCTTCTGCGTCGCCTTCAAtgccatcgtatcccgcgcgtggCCGCGCTTAAAAGACCACCGGCCGCGTTCCTTCTTCCCTCACACCTCCACtcacaccaccaccgccgcagcgccatggggaagaagaacgacttcgaggcctccagcAGCGGCtgcaagagggtgccgctccccgtcacgctggCGAGGCTCATGCACGACAAATGGATGCCGTCCGAGTGCTGGGTCGGCAtgcaactgcctggcggctggcggctcagccgcTGCCGGGTGGCCATCCCTCCCGTCCCtgcgcgagcctgatcggaccgcggagatccggcgaaggaggcggtacctgccgccggacctccgcgacgatccgcgtacgccatcgactccgacagctggcgtacgtatctgtcgaccgaggcggataagagaagaagggcgggcttcatgggcgacagggattttcccttcgggtctgcaccgccgactcgtccacgaCGACAGGAGGCGTCGAGGCGTCGTCAACAGCGTCGACGCGCGCGCAGCTCAacgacgaccacgaccacgacgacgacgccAACGCCGcctacgacgatgaggacgactacatcgaggcgctcgcgtaccataacgaggaggtgaaggacgacagcgacgactacgtcgcggccgtcttccacgaatggcagctggCCGTGACGGAGGGCCGCGttttcgagttcccggagaacatgacggacgacgagatggcgaagctcggcgttcTCGTCTCCGAGAATGACAcgtctgtgcagccgccgctgccccggtacgccaccggcgtcatgccgccgggtctgtcggaggatgaagcccttcgactggcACTACAGGACTCGGCGGTGCGACAACCGCAGCCTTGGGCACCGCCTCCACCGCTGCCACAGCCACAGCTCTGGGCGCCTCcatcgccgccacagccgcagccctgggcgtcttctccaccgccgccacaaccatacccctgggcgcctccgccgccgccacagctctgggcgcctccaccgccgcagccctgggcgcctcctccacctccagcaccgccggcgtacgctcccccggatggcaactggccgtgggtgataccggagctcatcgtgctcgacagcgacgaggagcagcagtaggcgttaggttttcttttcatgttttaactatgtaaattatgtttcatgtattaaaaaaatgattcggccaaaagaaatgcgtcgtgccgctggagccacccccgacgcaaacggacgcgcggtcgatttcgaccatttgggccgacgcaaacagacgcgcgtGGACgcaaaaatgcgtcgcgccgctggagatgcataAGGGCAGCTAACGCTAGTGGCTCAAGTCTAGAAGTAGGGAACAAATTTGCCATCAAGGTCACTCAAAACGTGGTGACAGCATCTTTTTTTTGGGGGGGTGGGTGGTGGTTCCAAAAGGACTTCctgtggtgtttttttttttttggggggggggggggttggtggTTCCAAAAGGACTTCCTGTGGTGTTTCCTGTTGAGGTTACTACATGATACCCGCGTGTTGCTGCGGCAATCGTGCAAGTTAAAATCGAGCAGAAACTAATATGAATACAAAAAAGGTACacggtgaaataaaaataaatatgtagaGAGTATAGGTAACATAACTCATGATAATAAAGTTACAATATACGGAGTGGTAACAGAATCCATGTAAGTATGCAAAGCTATATATCAATTTCATTCAGAAGGAACGTGAAATAGCAAATGGCGGTTAAAAGATACCATACCTTCCTTTGCTTTTGTACTAttaaagaggaagaacaaaatcgaGTCATACATAGGAATACATAGAAGAAACAGGAGACTGCAAAGAAGATCCTCTGTGCATTGCCTTATATACAATTCGGAGTATAGATGGACAGACTTGATGCATACTTCCTGTTTCAGCTTTTGTTGACGATGCATCTTGGACAAATTGATTCTCCAGCATTTGTTTTCAAGATAATGGCCTTTTCGCATCAAACATGCATCAATCTTCTATAATAAGGGGAATAAAGAATTCCTAAGGAAGTTTAGAAGAACCAATTTAATGACTGTTTTAAGCAAAAAAAAAGTATTAACTATTTTATGCTAAGGGATACAAATTATATGACATCAGAGTATCACATAACTGCGGTACACCGGAGAAGAGAGGGGTAATAACCAATACCTAAATTATTGTTCGTTTGCCCAGTTTGAGACAATTAAGTACACTAAGATGCAACAATAATATAGGATACAGTAAAATGGACTTGCAAATATGAATGTAAATACTCAGCTTCTGAAGTTGTATCCTTTATTTTCAGTAATCGAATTGGTAGGGTTCTTTAGGATATATTGAGTAACAACAAATCATTTTGGACCCTTCTAGCCTGCAGGCATGAATTGAACAGAAAAGTAAATGGATCTGAATAGTATTGATCCTGGGAATTGATTAGGGAAAATCAAATGAATAGACAGATAAGAGAGGTCAATTTCTAACTAACAAATGTGAAATCTGTGGGCATTCCTCTAGCAAAATAGAATACTTGTTCCCTGGTATCTCTGTTTGGACTATCTGCAAATATCTGCACTGAACGTACTCAAGAGAATTTCACACATTGTGAGGCATGTCATGAACAAAGCTGGTATCCATACACAACGAAAGCAAAAAAATTAAGATGAAGAGGTGAGAGTGTGTACCAACAGAAACACGTATACGTGCTAATAGCGTCTTCCTGCTTGCTTGAGCGACCAGTACGCAAGAAATCCAATTAATTCGTGGTGGGCTTGAGCGAGCAGAAGGCACAATCCAATgaaaatccaaccaaatccaACCAAATCGCAGGGGACGCAAAACTTCGAGCAGATTTGGAGCCGAAGCGCAGGCTAACAGATTGACAAACATGAGAGGGGATAATAAAAATACAATGGGGGAGGTGAATCTGAAGCGGACAGAGATGGCATCGAAAGGTTTGGGAGCCCTGGTTGACACGGGTAGCTTTTCAAGCATGGATGCGGCGGCTGAGTTCATCCAGGCAATTTCTTGTGTATTTGTAGGGCAGTGATGATGAATGGAGGGCAGCATCGGGCGGTTTCACTTCACAAGCATTTGTGGCGAGGACGCATTAGATCTCAGAGCATTTGTTGCCATGAAGGCGGAGGTCAAGTCTG contains the following coding sequences:
- the LOC124682496 gene encoding uncharacterized protein LOC124682496, with protein sequence MPGAIAACFRCAPAAAPLASGSAAGPSLATSVYETHLGLVALSWSRTSFGLSLRAVLRLSPPPTPSSSGAVYFGEDPDEDTLAFRVRPWLLWRRRGSRRFSDGDRRVDLAWDLTRARFPTSGSPEPSSGFFVAVVVDGEMVLAAGDLPDRAYRRTRARPPPGLRSALLSRREHVVMRDTGYGRGHRTSVNVRGKEREISVDLVSRCRGKDSVGRDNDRADVGMSVSLDGERVLHVRRLRWKFRGTERVDLGDGDQVQVSWDLHKWLFPAREPPPADAAAHAHAHAVFVFRFEPGCGGEEPQAEEGRLHKNVSSRTSTSTWRDYFQRWGQKDWSGTLSKVEREKKGRGRKLAMASSSSSVSVASSAASWASSSTVMDWASPEEAEMQRGDGFSLLIYAWKS